The Candidatus Dependentiae bacterium genome segment TGGCCACGGCAAATCAGCCCTTCTTGACGCACTCACTTGGGTTCTCTGGGGACAAGCACGTAAAGTAGCAGGCACAGCTAAAGCTGATGAAGGCCTTTTACGTCTTGGACAAACAAGTATGATGGTAAGCTTAGACTTTTCTTGTAACAAAGAATTTTACCGCGTCCGCAGAGA includes the following:
- a CDS encoding AAA family ATPase — encoded protein: MIPLKLHIKNFVSYGATPQIIDFEPYQLICLSGKNGHGKSALLDALTWVLWGQARKVAGTAKADEGLLRLGQTSMMVSLDFSCNKEFYRVRR